The following proteins come from a genomic window of Sorghum bicolor cultivar BTx623 chromosome 3, Sorghum_bicolor_NCBIv3, whole genome shotgun sequence:
- the LOC110433709 gene encoding uncharacterized protein LOC110433709 produces MMCSDQPDRQSVQAFRLVLLVAEVLVEGETVLVVSGLLVKKVMTPHGSVMLDQEEEMKLLELLSLPLFLPPQFIISTYAYPSPLPLPARRPHPLRRGFLLAAASCSSFSSISPGFLPQPPFQLSRPFLAAHARRVSVRCPSWRATLWGLLLWLPLFSPVLAVFWFRRLFSFWTEAFLGIMGLQEKSSCRSRESDLHANSESNIYETGIDIGI; encoded by the exons ATGATGTGCTCAGATCAACCGGATCGGCAATCTGTTCAGGCATTtcggctggtgcttcttgtggctgaggtgctggTCGAGGGGGAGACGGTACTtgttgtgtctggacttctggtgaAGAAGGTGATGACTCCACATGGATCGGTGATGCTGGACcaagaggaggagatg aaactgttggagttgctctcacTTCCCTTGTTTCTTCCACCCCAATTTATTATTAGTACCTATGCCTATCCTTCTCCGCTGCCACTCCCTGCTCGTCGTCCTCACCCACTTCGTAGGGGCTTCTTACTCGCCGCCGCTTCTTGCTCGTCATTCTCGTCTATTTCGCCGGGTTTTCTTCCACAGCCGCCTTTCCAGCTGAGCCGGCCGTTCCTCGCTGCACACGCCCGGCGGGTGTCCGTTAGGTGTCCGTCGTGGCGGGCCACCCTATGGGGACTGCTGTTGTGGCTCCCCCTTTTCTCGCCCGTGCT GGCTGTGTTCTGGTTCCGGAG ACTTTTCTCATTCTGGACTGAAGCTTTCTTAGGGATCATGGGGCTTCAG GAAAAGTCTTCCTGTAGGAGTCGTGAGAGCGATCTGCATGCAAACTCAGAGTCAAA TATATATGAAACTGGAATTGACATTGGTATCTGA